A window of the Burkholderia sp. 9120 genome harbors these coding sequences:
- a CDS encoding LysR family transcriptional regulator: protein MELRALRYFVEVVRRQSFTVAAEQMFVTQPTISKMVKSLEDEIGSPLLLRDGRQMVLTDAGRIVYQRGQDVLAAHAQLQAELNDLDTLGRGELTIGIPPMGGSLFTPAIAAFRQRYPKIELKLFEQGSRAIEAALINGELELGGVLQPVDPENIDVLPITRQLLWLVARTGSRWDELHEVPLAQLANEPFVFYGESLALNDVVLNACRTAGFAPTIVGRSGHWDFMAALVQAGVGIALLPAPYCRRLDPAQFTCRPVAEPEIPWEMAIGWRRNGYLSHAARAWLEVAREALPGQAADDFMLGPGIGVSGITVPVPTGK, encoded by the coding sequence GTGGAACTACGTGCGTTGCGGTATTTCGTCGAAGTGGTTCGTCGGCAGAGCTTCACCGTCGCCGCCGAGCAGATGTTCGTCACGCAGCCCACCATCAGCAAGATGGTGAAGTCGCTGGAAGACGAGATCGGTTCGCCGTTATTGCTGCGCGACGGGCGTCAGATGGTGCTGACCGACGCCGGCCGGATCGTCTACCAGCGCGGTCAGGACGTGCTGGCGGCGCACGCACAATTGCAGGCCGAACTGAACGATCTCGACACGCTCGGCCGGGGCGAACTCACCATCGGCATTCCGCCGATGGGCGGCTCGCTGTTCACGCCCGCTATCGCCGCGTTCCGCCAGCGCTATCCGAAAATCGAGTTGAAGCTGTTCGAACAGGGTTCACGTGCGATCGAAGCAGCGCTGATCAACGGTGAGCTGGAGTTAGGCGGCGTGCTGCAACCGGTCGATCCGGAAAACATCGACGTGTTGCCGATCACGCGCCAGCTGCTGTGGCTTGTGGCGCGCACCGGCTCGCGCTGGGACGAACTGCACGAAGTGCCGCTCGCGCAGTTGGCCAACGAACCGTTCGTGTTCTACGGCGAGAGTCTCGCGCTCAACGACGTGGTGCTGAACGCGTGCCGCACGGCCGGTTTTGCGCCGACTATCGTCGGGCGAAGCGGGCATTGGGATTTCATGGCGGCGCTGGTGCAAGCCGGCGTCGGCATTGCGCTGTTGCCGGCGCCGTATTGCAGGCGGCTCGATCCCGCGCAGTTCACCTGCCGGCCCGTGGCGGAGCCCGAAATTCCATGGGAAATGGCGATCGGCTGGCGCCGCAACGGATATCTGTCGCATGCGGCGCGCGCGTGGCTGGAGGTTGCGCGCGAAGCGTTGCCGGGTCAGGCCGCCGATGACTTCATGCTGGGACCCGGCATCGGCGTGAGCGGTATTACGGTGCCGGTGCCGACGGGCAAGTAA
- a CDS encoding glycosyltransferase family 2 protein, translated as MTPISIIMPCYNAAPTLVRALQSCLSQPEAAQIVVVDDGSSDASADMVTYCASFDPRVSLLSMPCNGGAARARNWGALHASHNLLAFLDADDEYLPGALTAAADFLAQNLADMAVRLDVEYTGFPAQLTAHPDFAVHSATLSNTVPSSLIIRRAAFAALGGFPMDPVFRRIGGEDGAFSWALRDMFGNRRLDDTPRVRMHYHPGIHAERYFRIALGLQQPDPADVADAFHFSKRFVDSARVGVDQLRAAFVANVTAT; from the coding sequence ATGACACCGATTTCGATCATCATGCCGTGCTACAACGCCGCGCCGACGCTGGTCCGCGCGCTGCAAAGCTGCCTGAGCCAGCCCGAGGCGGCGCAGATTGTTGTTGTCGACGACGGGTCGTCGGATGCGTCGGCCGATATGGTGACTTATTGCGCGTCGTTCGACCCGCGCGTGAGCCTGCTGTCCATGCCTTGCAACGGCGGCGCCGCGCGGGCGCGCAACTGGGGCGCGCTGCATGCGTCGCACAACCTGCTCGCCTTTCTCGATGCCGACGACGAGTATCTGCCCGGCGCGCTCACTGCCGCCGCCGATTTCCTTGCGCAAAACCTGGCGGACATGGCCGTGCGCCTCGACGTCGAGTACACCGGCTTTCCCGCCCAACTCACCGCGCATCCCGACTTCGCCGTGCATTCGGCGACGCTCAGCAACACGGTGCCGAGCAGCCTGATCATCCGGCGCGCGGCGTTCGCGGCGCTCGGCGGGTTTCCGATGGATCCGGTGTTTCGCCGCATCGGCGGAGAAGACGGCGCGTTTTCGTGGGCGTTACGCGACATGTTCGGCAACCGGCGTCTCGACGACACGCCACGCGTGCGCATGCATTACCACCCGGGCATTCACGCCGAACGCTACTTCCGCATCGCGCTGGGCTTGCAGCAGCCGGACCCCGCCGATGTCGCCGACGCATTCCACTTTTCAAAGCGCTTTGTTGATAGCGCGCGGGTGGGCGTCGATCAATTACGCGCGGCTTTCGTCGCGAATGTGACGGCGACATAA
- the ahcY gene encoding adenosylhomocysteinase, which yields MNAAVIDSQASQDFIVADMSLADWGRKELTIAETEMPGLVQTREEYKAQQPLKGARVAGSLHMTIQTGVLIETLTALGADVRWASCNIFSTQDHAAAAIAKAGVPVFAFKGESLDEYWEFSHRIFEWPNGEFANMILDDGGDATLLLILGSKAEKDRSVISKPTNEEEVALYKSIASHLDADPTWYSTRLAHIKGVTEETTTGVHRLYQMEKEGRLPFPAFNVNDSVTKSKFDNLYGCRESLVDGIKRATDVMIAGKIAVVAGYGDVGKGCAQSLRGLGATVWVTEIDPICALQAAMEGYRVVTMEYAADKADIFVTATGNFHVIGHDHMAAMRHNAIVCNIGHFDSEIDIASTRQYQWDNIKPQVDHIIFPDGKRVILLAEGRLVNLGCATGHPSFVMSNSFTNQTLAQIELFTQGEKYENKVYVLPKHLDEKVARLHLARIGANLTVLSDEQAGYIGVDKNGPFKPNHYRY from the coding sequence ATGAACGCCGCAGTAATCGATTCCCAAGCTTCCCAGGACTTCATTGTTGCCGACATGTCGCTTGCCGACTGGGGCCGCAAGGAACTGACCATCGCCGAGACGGAAATGCCCGGCCTCGTGCAAACGCGCGAAGAGTACAAGGCGCAGCAACCGCTGAAGGGCGCGCGTGTGGCAGGTTCGCTGCACATGACGATCCAGACCGGCGTGCTGATCGAGACGCTCACCGCGCTCGGCGCCGACGTGCGTTGGGCCTCGTGCAACATCTTCTCGACGCAAGACCACGCTGCCGCCGCGATCGCCAAGGCCGGCGTGCCGGTGTTCGCGTTCAAGGGCGAATCGCTCGACGAATACTGGGAGTTCTCGCACCGCATTTTCGAATGGCCGAACGGCGAATTCGCCAACATGATCCTCGACGACGGCGGCGACGCCACGTTGCTGCTGATCCTCGGTTCGAAGGCGGAGAAAGACCGTTCGGTGATCTCGAAGCCGACCAACGAAGAAGAAGTCGCGCTGTACAAGTCGATCGCGTCTCACCTGGATGCGGATCCGACGTGGTACTCCACGCGCCTCGCGCACATCAAGGGCGTGACGGAAGAAACCACCACCGGCGTGCACCGTCTGTATCAGATGGAAAAGGAAGGCCGCCTGCCGTTCCCGGCCTTCAACGTCAACGATTCGGTCACCAAGTCGAAGTTCGACAACCTGTATGGTTGCCGTGAGTCGCTGGTCGACGGTATCAAGCGCGCAACCGACGTGATGATCGCGGGCAAGATCGCGGTCGTGGCGGGTTACGGCGACGTGGGCAAGGGCTGCGCGCAATCGCTGCGCGGTCTGGGCGCCACCGTGTGGGTGACCGAAATCGATCCGATCTGCGCACTGCAGGCGGCGATGGAAGGCTACCGCGTCGTGACGATGGAATACGCGGCGGACAAGGCCGACATCTTCGTGACGGCAACCGGCAACTTCCACGTGATCGGCCACGATCACATGGCGGCCATGCGTCACAACGCGATCGTCTGCAACATCGGTCACTTTGATTCGGAAATCGACATTGCGTCGACCCGTCAGTACCAGTGGGACAACATCAAGCCGCAAGTCGACCACATCATTTTCCCGGACGGCAAGCGCGTGATCCTGCTGGCTGAAGGGCGCCTCGTGAACCTGGGTTGCGCGACGGGCCACCCGTCGTTCGTGATGTCGAACTCGTTCACGAACCAGACGCTCGCGCAGATCGAACTGTTCACGCAGGGCGAGAAGTACGAGAACAAGGTCTACGTGTTGCCGAAGCATCTGGACGAGAAGGTCGCACGCCTGCATCTGGCACGCATCGGCGCAAACCTGACCGTGCTGTCGGACGAGCAGGCTGGCTACATCGGTGTCGACAAGAACGGCCCGTTCAAGCCGAACCACTACCGCTATTAA
- a CDS encoding phage holin family protein: MTVLLTWLINALALLIITYLVPSIHIRSFGTALIVAVVLGLINTVLRPVLILLTLPVTIVTLGLFILVVNALCFWLCASLLKGFEVSGFWSAFIGSILYSIVSWILSAIIFGNRSLG; encoded by the coding sequence ATGACCGTGCTGCTGACCTGGCTGATCAACGCGCTCGCGCTCCTGATCATCACCTACCTCGTTCCGTCGATCCATATCCGCAGTTTCGGCACCGCCCTGATCGTCGCGGTGGTGCTCGGCTTGATCAATACCGTCCTGCGGCCGGTGCTGATCCTGTTGACGCTGCCCGTCACGATCGTCACGCTCGGGCTTTTCATTCTGGTGGTCAATGCGCTGTGCTTCTGGCTGTGCGCGTCGCTGCTGAAGGGCTTCGAAGTGTCGGGTTTCTGGTCGGCGTTCATCGGCTCGATTCTGTACAGCATCGTTTCGTGGATCCTGTCCGCGATTATTTTCGGCAACCGCAGTCTCGGTTGA
- the metF gene encoding methylenetetrahydrofolate reductase [NAD(P)H], producing the protein MNPIELSFEFFPPKTAEGVDKLRATRAQLAPLKPKFVSVTFGAGGSTQQGTLDTVVDIAKEGIEAAPHVSCIGSSKDSLRAILNEYRAHGIRHIVALRGDLPSGMGEVGELRYASELVSFIRAEFGDWFWIEVAGYPEYHPQSRSPRHDMDNFVRKVKAGANSVITQYFFNADAYFRFVDDAQKLGVDVPIVPGIMPITNYSQLMRFSEMCGAEVPRWVARRLESFGDDRESIRAFGLDVVTDLCERLLDAKVPGLHFYTLNGAAATKAICERLNA; encoded by the coding sequence ATGAACCCCATCGAACTTTCATTCGAATTCTTCCCGCCGAAAACCGCGGAAGGCGTCGACAAGCTGCGCGCCACGCGTGCGCAGCTCGCGCCGCTCAAGCCCAAGTTCGTGTCCGTCACGTTCGGGGCGGGCGGCTCGACGCAGCAGGGCACGCTCGACACCGTCGTCGATATCGCGAAGGAAGGCATCGAAGCGGCGCCGCACGTGTCGTGCATCGGTTCCTCCAAAGACAGCCTGCGCGCGATTCTCAACGAGTATCGCGCGCATGGCATTCGCCATATCGTCGCGCTGCGCGGCGATTTGCCGTCCGGCATGGGTGAGGTCGGCGAGTTGCGTTATGCGTCGGAACTGGTGAGCTTTATCCGCGCCGAATTCGGCGACTGGTTCTGGATCGAGGTGGCCGGCTATCCGGAGTACCACCCGCAGTCGCGCTCGCCGCGTCACGATATGGACAATTTTGTGCGCAAGGTGAAGGCCGGCGCCAACTCGGTGATCACGCAGTACTTCTTCAATGCGGACGCCTATTTCCGTTTCGTCGACGACGCGCAGAAGCTCGGCGTGGACGTGCCGATCGTGCCAGGCATCATGCCGATCACGAACTACTCGCAACTGATGCGTTTCTCCGAGATGTGCGGCGCGGAAGTGCCGCGTTGGGTTGCGCGCCGGCTGGAAAGCTTCGGCGACGACCGCGAGTCGATTCGCGCGTTCGGGCTCGACGTGGTGACGGACCTCTGCGAGCGCCTGCTCGACGCCAAAGTGCCGGGTTTGCATTTCTACACGCTGAATGGCGCCGCGGCGACCAAGGCGATCTGCGAACGCCTGAACGCCTGA